A region of Pontiella agarivorans DNA encodes the following proteins:
- a CDS encoding glycoside hydrolase family 2 protein produces the protein MMKSVMNDKQVMTEENAVSRSGHAGGRLKHDLSGFLWKLEGCLPGRGMEQKFPEINHDHMGDMLDWSHAHVPGDVFTDLWRIGRIEDPHYARNSLKAKWVNEYEWWYMRHFNVPPEMEGKRIEVTFEGVDYACDVFVNGTPMGSHEGMFTAFSFDITDLVSFEQLARGRNLLAVRLHPAPRRYSRVAGRKPAWHGDYWTSVVPSGIWKPVYLEAYDEARIEDIYVKTSVQDDGSADVVLEIEVLHHGKTERTVDVVVAVQGENVRTEEVEISVQQTLQSGRNMFRISVRIEDAKLWYPWDLGEQNLYTASVCLKEYGKPLDAREQLFGIRELEMKMNPGFTEDEVEYPWTLMINGKRHFIRSGTWGGPPDIFFGRATDEKYEELIRLAKAANMNNLRIFGWHPTEIPYFYELCNREGITVWQDILPIASLSLPEEEAYKEAIFSDAVDVVKQLRNHPCMVIIEGGEEILMSASDPAHNLQLMNELGEVVKPYTDLHYIPVSPLSDDVGVSLGFKPKESVHANGLFYGEGRNTIERYYRKLDFAAVPELAISSCPNVESIKKFIPEEELWPPGPSWGHHWTDFDVFRTLNFEVLGTQATGGLQEFVEATQITQGVHFQYALEFFRRRKPKTSALCICHYITFAPDMKWGVVDYYQQPKRSYEYLRLAYQPLLISLDYEKRRWLPGEDFEGRLWVVNDRYEPFHGCKAKVCFRSSGCEDVFVEEVELGEIKPDSSAEFATVRCKVPGKLGDRFHIEVEMTDAAGAVVSENKYLLLVADERVDLPRLKEIGAEAITRKVKFGNCNYLRYFDGLNHTPGVETADEKMPTVKEFVYEK, from the coding sequence ATGATGAAAAGTGTGATGAATGATAAGCAGGTGATGACGGAGGAAAATGCGGTATCCCGCTCCGGACACGCCGGAGGAAGGCTGAAGCATGATCTGAGCGGTTTTCTGTGGAAGCTGGAAGGGTGTCTGCCGGGCCGGGGTATGGAGCAGAAGTTTCCGGAAATCAACCATGATCATATGGGCGATATGCTGGACTGGTCGCATGCGCATGTTCCGGGTGATGTTTTTACCGATCTGTGGCGCATCGGCCGTATTGAGGATCCGCATTATGCCCGGAACAGTCTTAAAGCCAAATGGGTGAATGAATATGAATGGTGGTATATGCGCCATTTTAACGTTCCGCCGGAAATGGAAGGGAAGCGGATTGAGGTGACCTTTGAAGGGGTCGACTATGCCTGTGACGTGTTTGTGAATGGAACGCCGATGGGTTCGCATGAAGGGATGTTCACCGCCTTTTCATTTGATATTACGGATCTCGTGAGTTTTGAACAGCTTGCCCGCGGTCGTAACCTTCTGGCGGTCCGGCTGCATCCGGCGCCCCGGCGTTACAGCCGGGTGGCCGGCAGAAAGCCTGCCTGGCATGGGGATTACTGGACGAGCGTGGTGCCGTCCGGGATCTGGAAACCGGTTTATCTGGAGGCCTATGACGAAGCCCGGATTGAAGATATTTATGTAAAGACCTCTGTGCAGGATGACGGGTCTGCTGATGTTGTTCTTGAGATTGAAGTTCTGCATCACGGAAAAACGGAGCGTACGGTTGATGTTGTAGTTGCGGTTCAGGGCGAAAATGTCCGGACGGAGGAAGTTGAAATTTCCGTACAGCAGACGCTGCAGTCCGGCCGCAATATGTTCCGCATTTCGGTTCGGATTGAGGATGCGAAACTCTGGTATCCCTGGGATCTGGGGGAGCAGAACCTGTATACAGCGAGCGTCTGCCTGAAAGAATACGGTAAACCGCTCGATGCCCGGGAGCAGCTGTTCGGTATTCGCGAATTGGAAATGAAAATGAATCCGGGCTTTACGGAGGATGAGGTTGAATATCCGTGGACGTTGATGATCAACGGCAAACGTCATTTTATCCGTTCCGGAACCTGGGGCGGCCCGCCGGATATCTTTTTCGGCCGTGCAACGGATGAAAAGTATGAGGAGCTGATTCGGCTGGCGAAAGCGGCCAATATGAACAACCTGCGGATTTTCGGGTGGCACCCGACGGAAATACCGTATTTCTATGAGTTGTGTAATCGCGAAGGAATCACCGTCTGGCAGGATATTCTGCCGATAGCGAGTCTGTCGCTGCCGGAAGAAGAGGCCTATAAAGAGGCGATTTTCTCGGATGCGGTTGATGTGGTGAAACAGCTTCGGAATCATCCGTGCATGGTGATCATTGAAGGCGGTGAGGAGATTCTGATGAGTGCCTCCGATCCGGCTCACAACCTGCAGCTGATGAATGAACTGGGTGAAGTCGTTAAACCCTACACGGATCTGCATTATATTCCGGTTTCGCCGTTGAGTGATGATGTCGGGGTTTCGCTGGGGTTTAAACCGAAAGAAAGTGTGCATGCCAACGGACTGTTTTACGGCGAAGGACGGAACACCATTGAACGGTATTACCGTAAGCTGGATTTTGCGGCGGTTCCTGAGCTGGCGATTTCCTCGTGCCCGAATGTGGAGAGTATTAAAAAGTTTATTCCGGAAGAAGAACTGTGGCCGCCCGGACCGAGCTGGGGGCATCACTGGACCGACTTTGATGTTTTCCGGACACTGAACTTTGAAGTGCTCGGTACCCAGGCAACGGGGGGACTGCAGGAGTTTGTGGAGGCCACACAGATTACGCAGGGGGTTCACTTTCAGTATGCCCTTGAATTTTTCCGGCGGAGAAAACCGAAAACCAGTGCACTCTGCATCTGTCACTACATTACCTTCGCTCCGGATATGAAGTGGGGTGTGGTTGATTATTATCAGCAGCCGAAGCGGTCGTATGAATATCTGCGTCTGGCCTATCAGCCGCTGCTGATTTCGCTGGATTATGAGAAACGGCGCTGGCTGCCCGGGGAGGATTTCGAAGGTCGGCTGTGGGTGGTGAATGACCGCTATGAACCGTTCCACGGATGTAAAGCGAAAGTCTGCTTCCGTTCATCAGGCTGTGAAGATGTGTTTGTGGAAGAGGTCGAACTCGGCGAAATTAAACCGGACAGCTCGGCAGAATTTGCAACGGTGAGGTGTAAGGTTCCGGGAAAGCTGGGCGACCGTTTTCATATCGAAGTTGAAATGACGGATGCCGCAGGTGCGGTCGTTTCGGAAAATAAATATCTGCTGCTGGTTGCTGATGAGCGCGTTGATCTTCCAAGACTGAAGGAGATCGGTGCAGAGGCGATTACACGGAAAGTGAAATTCGGCAATTGCAACTATCTTCGTTATTTCGACGGTCTGAATCATACGCCGGGCGTAGAAACCGCCGATGAAAAAATGCCGACGGTAAAGGAATTTGTTTATGAAAAGTGA
- a CDS encoding alpha-L-fucosidase, translating into MKSDQRFKSDWESLSAYQCPEWFHDAKFGIYAHWGVYSATRAPENTDWYGCGMYEEGHPNNVFHRETYGPVDQFGYKDFVPRFTGEHFNAEAWADLFEEAGAQFAGPVGEHADGFAMWDSTVNPWNAAKKGPCRDVVAEMEQAVRSRGMKFMVSMHHSWLWGWFPTWLENTDCADPANASLYGPRLPKTARHIEGIQTKSCDPMPSPDFERIWLEKVKEVVEGYSPDLLWFDNRVEILSETVRKQMLAHYYNHAAERNQDVVMTFKRPDFPLGVGTVDLERARMPEIYPEPWLTDTSISRTSWSWALNLECYDENRLIGDLVDIVSKNGCLLLNLAPHPDGTIPEEQQQRLKNMGRWLKLNGEAIYRTRPWIIYGEGPSKAREGHLADMTFDGYTDRDIRYTTRDGQLYAIALSWPESGVLSIRSLGSHHYNGRISEVELIGHEGPLKWGQEGAGLEIILPEYKPCEYAYVFRIYR; encoded by the coding sequence ATGAAAAGTGATCAACGGTTCAAATCGGACTGGGAGTCGCTGTCGGCCTATCAATGTCCGGAATGGTTTCACGATGCCAAGTTCGGCATCTATGCGCACTGGGGGGTCTATTCTGCAACCAGAGCGCCGGAGAATACGGACTGGTATGGGTGCGGCATGTATGAAGAGGGACACCCGAATAATGTGTTCCATCGCGAAACCTACGGACCGGTGGATCAGTTCGGCTACAAGGATTTTGTGCCGCGTTTTACAGGGGAACATTTCAATGCTGAAGCCTGGGCGGACCTGTTTGAGGAAGCCGGGGCCCAGTTTGCCGGACCGGTCGGTGAACACGCAGATGGTTTTGCCATGTGGGATTCAACCGTAAATCCCTGGAACGCCGCGAAAAAGGGGCCGTGCCGCGATGTGGTGGCCGAAATGGAACAGGCGGTCCGGAGCCGGGGGATGAAGTTTATGGTGAGTATGCATCATTCCTGGCTGTGGGGCTGGTTCCCGACCTGGCTGGAGAATACGGACTGTGCAGATCCGGCGAATGCCTCGCTGTACGGACCCCGGCTGCCGAAAACGGCACGCCATATTGAAGGTATTCAAACGAAGTCGTGTGATCCGATGCCGAGTCCGGACTTTGAACGGATCTGGCTGGAGAAAGTGAAGGAAGTGGTCGAGGGTTATTCGCCGGATCTGCTCTGGTTTGACAACCGGGTGGAGATTCTTTCAGAAACCGTCCGGAAACAGATGCTGGCCCATTATTATAATCATGCGGCAGAGCGGAACCAGGATGTGGTGATGACCTTCAAGCGGCCGGATTTTCCGCTGGGTGTCGGTACCGTTGATCTGGAACGGGCGCGGATGCCGGAGATTTATCCGGAACCCTGGCTGACGGATACATCGATCTCGCGAACTTCGTGGAGTTGGGCGCTGAATCTGGAGTGCTATGACGAAAACCGGCTCATCGGCGATCTTGTGGATATTGTCAGTAAGAACGGCTGTCTGCTGCTCAATCTTGCTCCTCACCCGGATGGAACGATTCCGGAAGAACAGCAACAGCGCCTGAAGAATATGGGCCGGTGGCTGAAGCTGAATGGTGAGGCGATCTATAGAACCCGCCCCTGGATCATCTATGGTGAAGGACCTTCAAAAGCCCGGGAGGGGCATCTGGCGGATATGACGTTTGATGGGTATACGGATCGTGATATCCGTTATACCACCCGTGACGGACAGCTTTATGCGATTGCGCTGAGCTGGCCGGAATCCGGCGTGCTGTCGATCCGTTCACTGGGCAGCCATCATTACAACGGCCGTATTTCCGAAGTTGAACTGATCGGCCATGAAGGGCCGTTGAAATGGGGGCAGGAAGGCGCTGGCCTCGAGATTATCCTGCCGGAATATAAACCGTGTGAGTATGCTTATGTCTTCAGAATATACCGATGA
- a CDS encoding glycoside hydrolase family 117 protein, producing the protein MLMSSEYTDERSERLGITNPDCLSAASKRALAWPERSNNWYGTFSVSDLKGDLAYEKGVTRRDPSSVLFEDGVYHVWYTKSEGPSVGFTDNFDDKVWPWDYAEIWHATSEDGITWNEDQRAVGRGEAGAFDDRSVFTPEVLNHEGTYYLVYQTVKSPYIQRAKEQIGIASAASPYGPWIKHPEPILSPADNGIWKGNDPHDRFSVIKKGDFDSHKVHDPYLTFYNGRFHLYYKGEQMGWEINFGGREIRHGVAMSDSPFGPYEKSPFNPISNSGHEVAVWHYNGGIGSLITTDGPERNTIQWAPDGINFEILAYIQNAPHAMGLLRKNDDSAIPFTIFEWGLTHEYMNSNDQYIRRFDGHQHERIFTSSTYKSIEG; encoded by the coding sequence ATGCTTATGTCTTCAGAATATACCGATGAAAGATCGGAACGTCTGGGAATCACCAACCCGGACTGTTTAAGTGCCGCCTCGAAACGGGCGCTGGCCTGGCCGGAGCGCAGCAACAACTGGTACGGAACCTTTTCTGTCAGCGACCTGAAGGGGGATCTGGCTTATGAGAAAGGCGTCACGCGTCGCGACCCGAGTTCCGTTCTTTTTGAGGATGGAGTGTATCATGTCTGGTACACGAAGTCGGAGGGGCCGAGTGTGGGTTTTACCGATAATTTCGATGATAAAGTGTGGCCCTGGGATTATGCCGAAATCTGGCATGCGACGTCGGAGGACGGCATTACGTGGAACGAGGATCAACGTGCAGTGGGTCGGGGAGAAGCCGGAGCTTTTGATGATCGCTCCGTGTTTACCCCGGAGGTGTTAAACCATGAAGGAACCTACTATCTGGTTTACCAGACGGTAAAATCGCCCTACATCCAGCGTGCAAAAGAGCAGATCGGAATTGCGTCGGCCGCATCGCCGTATGGCCCCTGGATAAAGCATCCTGAACCGATTCTGAGTCCTGCGGACAACGGCATATGGAAGGGGAATGATCCGCACGACCGGTTCAGTGTGATTAAAAAAGGCGATTTCGACAGCCATAAGGTACATGATCCTTATCTCACATTTTATAACGGCAGGTTTCATCTGTATTACAAAGGGGAACAGATGGGCTGGGAGATCAACTTCGGCGGGCGTGAGATCCGGCACGGTGTTGCGATGTCTGATTCGCCGTTCGGGCCTTATGAAAAATCACCGTTCAATCCGATTTCCAACAGCGGACATGAAGTGGCGGTCTGGCATTATAACGGCGGTATCGGGTCGCTGATTACCACCGACGGACCGGAGCGCAATACGATTCAGTGGGCGCCTGACGGCATCAATTTTGAAATTCTGGCGTATATACAGAATGCACCGCATGCCATGGGGCTGCTGCGTAAAAATGATGATTCAGCGATTCCTTTCACCATTTTCGAATGGGGGCTGACACATGAATATATGAACAGCAATGATCAGTATATCCGCCGGTTCGACGGGCATCAGCATGAGCGGATTTTCACCTCCAGTACGTATAAATCTATCGAGGGATAA
- a CDS encoding MFS transporter yields the protein MSEKPEHEKKQGREASIQSEDRVLLHQKVAYGLGVVSDHFANVSIVYLFFLPFFNDFLKVPASIVTGALALARLWDAISDPLVGSISDKWTSKFGRRKPFVITGAILTGLFYPVIWLASPDWNQSVVVAYLVGALLLFFTFYSVFSVPYESLGTELTADYNERTNIFVVRSYMNQFGNIGLSWLFPLATWLALQPWVGGDINGVRLVSILVAVIVISTGVLPGIFCKERYRKIAQEEQKKKKASFKEGFMDLLKNTQLMIVIGIICTYLLAIMSAGALGYYVNVYYIFDGDRFAGTVLGGVEGTLRVVYSLFAAYAIKRMADKFDKHRLMSWCVITMLISLVGLYFSLIPGRPLLALVTRPLWAIGEVGFWILIISMRADVCDWDEYRTGRRREGIISATTNWFTKSAMTLAAVLSGLLIQFAVGLDNKIEDETVLTRIEEKAQEQFEAMSEGERAGQKAEHNVFVRMFKAFPDDGSGRSLEMRVTDAMFYEGDVPEVTVHLLRSQMEQEVIMEQQDEGMLFRMRFFFVLPKFIALAIAYLLLQKYKLSHEKMMEIRAELEERRGKAVAS from the coding sequence ATGTCGGAAAAACCGGAACATGAAAAAAAACAGGGTAGGGAAGCTTCGATCCAATCGGAAGACCGGGTGCTGCTGCATCAGAAAGTTGCATATGGTCTGGGGGTTGTTTCCGACCATTTTGCGAACGTTTCGATTGTCTATCTGTTTTTTCTGCCCTTCTTTAATGATTTTCTGAAGGTGCCGGCAAGTATTGTGACCGGGGCTCTGGCCCTGGCCCGTTTGTGGGACGCAATCAGTGATCCGCTGGTGGGATCCATATCTGATAAGTGGACGTCTAAATTCGGCCGACGGAAACCGTTTGTTATTACCGGGGCGATACTGACCGGTCTGTTTTATCCCGTCATCTGGCTGGCTTCCCCCGACTGGAACCAGAGTGTGGTTGTGGCCTATCTGGTGGGAGCTCTGCTGCTGTTTTTTACGTTTTATTCTGTTTTTTCGGTGCCGTATGAATCGCTGGGTACGGAGCTGACGGCCGACTATAATGAGCGCACCAATATTTTTGTGGTTCGTTCCTACATGAATCAGTTCGGCAATATCGGCCTGAGCTGGCTTTTCCCGCTGGCCACCTGGCTGGCTCTGCAGCCTTGGGTCGGCGGTGATATCAACGGCGTGCGGCTGGTCAGCATTCTGGTTGCCGTCATCGTTATCAGCACCGGAGTGCTGCCCGGCATCTTCTGTAAAGAGCGCTACCGTAAAATTGCACAGGAGGAACAGAAGAAGAAAAAAGCCAGCTTCAAGGAAGGGTTTATGGACCTGCTCAAAAATACCCAGCTGATGATCGTGATCGGGATCATCTGCACCTATCTGCTGGCGATTATGTCGGCCGGTGCGTTGGGGTATTATGTGAACGTTTATTATATTTTTGACGGTGACCGGTTTGCGGGAACCGTACTCGGCGGGGTAGAGGGTACGCTTCGCGTTGTGTATTCCCTGTTTGCGGCCTATGCGATCAAACGCATGGCGGATAAATTTGATAAACATCGCCTGATGAGCTGGTGTGTGATCACGATGCTGATTTCGCTGGTGGGCCTGTATTTCTCCCTGATTCCGGGGCGTCCGCTGCTGGCTCTGGTCACCAGGCCGCTCTGGGCGATCGGCGAGGTCGGATTCTGGATTCTGATTATTTCCATGCGGGCTGATGTGTGTGACTGGGATGAATACCGGACCGGCCGCCGGCGGGAGGGGATTATTTCGGCAACGACCAACTGGTTTACAAAATCCGCCATGACCCTTGCAGCAGTATTGAGTGGACTCCTGATTCAGTTTGCGGTCGGGCTGGACAATAAAATTGAAGACGAGACGGTACTTACCCGGATTGAGGAAAAAGCACAGGAACAGTTTGAAGCCATGTCTGAAGGGGAGCGTGCCGGACAGAAGGCGGAGCACAATGTTTTTGTCCGCATGTTTAAAGCTTTTCCGGATGACGGAAGCGGTCGAAGTCTGGAAATGCGGGTGACCGATGCCATGTTCTATGAGGGGGATGTTCCGGAAGTAACCGTGCATCTGCTCAGAAGTCAGATGGAGCAGGAGGTCATTATGGAACAGCAGGATGAGGGCATGCTTTTCCGGATGCGGTTTTTCTTTGTGCTGCCGAAGTTTATCGCGCTGGCTATCGCATACCTGCTTTTGCAGAAGTACAAGCTGTCGCATGAAAAGATGATGGAGATCCGCGCAGAGCTGGAAGAGCGCCGCGGGAAAGCGGTGGCTTCCTGA